In one window of Chanodichthys erythropterus isolate Z2021 chromosome 23, ASM2448905v1, whole genome shotgun sequence DNA:
- the ptbp2a gene encoding polypyrimidine tract-binding protein 2 isoform X1, whose amino-acid sequence MSVCCTGESKWKPQQKFDPMDTRAVLEFPLPLLRSKRGSDELLSGGMYNSPSSGLSSISDTTSNGSDSKKLRVEDRVGDAPPSRVLHIRKLPNDVSETEIIALGLPFGKVTNILTLKGKNQAFLELSTEEAAMTMVNYYSAVTPHVRSMPVYIQYSNHKELKTDNSNQSGGTPTSGSNSSVGGGAPSSPVLRIIIDNMFYPVTLDVLQQIFSKFGTVMKIITFTKNNQFQALLQFNDPTNAQQAKGALDGQNIYNSCCTLRIDYSKLVNLNVKYNNDKSRDYTRPELPAGDGQPSLDTSMVSALSKDSSSLLGKIPGALSPLSAAAAAAAAAGRVALSGHTGASGVLLVSNLNEEMVTPHSLFTLFGVYGDVQRVKILFNKKDSALIQMADMNQAQLAMSHLNGQKMYSKIIRVTMSKHQTVQLPRDGLDDQGLTKDFTNSPLHRFKKPGSKNFQNIFPPSATLHLSNIPQDITEEDLRVLFSNSGGTVKAFKFFQDHKMALIQMTTIEEAIQCLIDLHNYNMGNNHHLKVSFSKSTI is encoded by the exons AGAGGATCAGATGAGCTGCTGTCCGGCGGCATGTATAACAGCCCCAGTTCTGGGCTGAGTAGTATCAGCG ATACGACATCCAACGGCAGTGACAGCAAAAAACTTCGAGTTGAAGACAGAGTCGGCGATGCCCCACCATCCCGCGTTCTCCACATCAGAAAGTTACCCAACGATGTCTCGGAAACAGAGATCATTGCCCTGGGGCTTCCTTTTGGAAAGGTCACCAATATCCTCACACTGAAAGGCAAAAACCAG GCGTTTCTGGAGCTCAGCACAGAGGAAGCTGCCATGACAATGGTCAATTATTACTCAGCTGTGACACCTCACGTCCGTAGCATGCCTGTCTACATACAGTATTCTAATCACAAAGAACTCAAGACTGACAATTCAAACCAG TCAGGTGGTACTCCCACATCAGGGTCCAACTCTAGTGTCGGTGGCGGTGCGCCTTCCAGTCCAGTACTGAGAATAATCATCGATAACATGTTTTACCCCGTCACCCTGGATGTGCTGCAGCAG ATCTTCTCAAAGTTTGGCACCGTCATGAAAATCATCACATTCACCAAGAACAATCAGTTTCAGGCCCTGTTGCAGTTCAACGATCCAACCAATGCACAGCAAGCTAAAGGG GCTCTTGATGGTCAGAACATATACAATTCCTGCTGTACCCTTCGGATAGACTACTCAAAACTCGTCAACCTGAATGTGAAATACAATAACGATAAGAGCAGGGACTACACCAGACCGGAGCTTCCTGCTGGAGATGGGCAGCCTTCTCTGGATACCTCTATGGTCTCTGCCCTGAGTAAAGACTCCAGTTCCCTGCTCGGTAAGATCCCAG GTGCTCTGAGCCCGTTGAGTgcggctgctgctgctgcggcTGCAGCTGGAAGAGTCGCTCTGTCCGGGCACACGGGGGCCAGCGGAGTGCTGCTCGTTAGCAATCTAAACGAAGAG ATGGTTACGCCCCACAGTCTGTTTACCCTCTTCG GAGTTTATGGGGACGTGCAGCGTGTGAAGATTCTTTTTAATAAGAAAGACAGCGCACTGATACAGATGGCTGATATGAACCAGGCTCAGCTTG CCATGAGCCATCTAAACGGTCAGAAGATGTATTCAAAGATCATTCGCGTTACGATGTCGAAGCATCAGACCGTTCAGTTACCGAGAGATGGTTTAGATGACCAGGGTCTCACCAAAGACTTCACAAACTCACCACTGCATCGTTTCAAAAAGCCTGGCTCCAAGAACTTCCAGAACATCTTCCCTCCTTCTGCCACGCTGCATCTGTCAAACATCCC GCAAGACATAACTGAAGAAGACCTCAGAGTCCTGTTCTCCAATTCCGGTGGCACTGTGAAAGCTTTCAAGTTTTTCCA AGATCATAAAATGGCCCTAATTCAGATGACAACCATTGAAGAAGCTATTCAATGCCTGATCGACCTCCACAATTACAACATGGGTAATAACCACCACCTGAAGGTCTCCTTCTCCAAATCAACCATCTAA
- the ptbp2a gene encoding polypyrimidine tract-binding protein 2 isoform X2 has translation MSVCCTGESKWKPQQKFDPMDTRAVLEFPLPLLRSKRGSDELLSGGMYNSPSSGLSSISDTTSNGSDSKKLRVEDRVGDAPPSRVLHIRKLPNDVSETEIIALGLPFGKVTNILTLKGKNQAFLELSTEEAAMTMVNYYSAVTPHVRSMPVYIQYSNHKELKTDNSNQSGGTPTSGSNSSVGGGAPSSPVLRIIIDNMFYPVTLDVLQQIFSKFGTVMKIITFTKNNQFQALLQFNDPTNAQQAKGALDGQNIYNSCCTLRIDYSKLVNLNVKYNNDKSRDYTRPELPAGDGQPSLDTSMVSALSKDSSSLLGALSPLSAAAAAAAAAGRVALSGHTGASGVLLVSNLNEEMVTPHSLFTLFGVYGDVQRVKILFNKKDSALIQMADMNQAQLAMSHLNGQKMYSKIIRVTMSKHQTVQLPRDGLDDQGLTKDFTNSPLHRFKKPGSKNFQNIFPPSATLHLSNIPQDITEEDLRVLFSNSGGTVKAFKFFQDHKMALIQMTTIEEAIQCLIDLHNYNMGNNHHLKVSFSKSTI, from the exons AGAGGATCAGATGAGCTGCTGTCCGGCGGCATGTATAACAGCCCCAGTTCTGGGCTGAGTAGTATCAGCG ATACGACATCCAACGGCAGTGACAGCAAAAAACTTCGAGTTGAAGACAGAGTCGGCGATGCCCCACCATCCCGCGTTCTCCACATCAGAAAGTTACCCAACGATGTCTCGGAAACAGAGATCATTGCCCTGGGGCTTCCTTTTGGAAAGGTCACCAATATCCTCACACTGAAAGGCAAAAACCAG GCGTTTCTGGAGCTCAGCACAGAGGAAGCTGCCATGACAATGGTCAATTATTACTCAGCTGTGACACCTCACGTCCGTAGCATGCCTGTCTACATACAGTATTCTAATCACAAAGAACTCAAGACTGACAATTCAAACCAG TCAGGTGGTACTCCCACATCAGGGTCCAACTCTAGTGTCGGTGGCGGTGCGCCTTCCAGTCCAGTACTGAGAATAATCATCGATAACATGTTTTACCCCGTCACCCTGGATGTGCTGCAGCAG ATCTTCTCAAAGTTTGGCACCGTCATGAAAATCATCACATTCACCAAGAACAATCAGTTTCAGGCCCTGTTGCAGTTCAACGATCCAACCAATGCACAGCAAGCTAAAGGG GCTCTTGATGGTCAGAACATATACAATTCCTGCTGTACCCTTCGGATAGACTACTCAAAACTCGTCAACCTGAATGTGAAATACAATAACGATAAGAGCAGGGACTACACCAGACCGGAGCTTCCTGCTGGAGATGGGCAGCCTTCTCTGGATACCTCTATGGTCTCTGCCCTGAGTAAAGACTCCAGTTCCCTGCTCG GTGCTCTGAGCCCGTTGAGTgcggctgctgctgctgcggcTGCAGCTGGAAGAGTCGCTCTGTCCGGGCACACGGGGGCCAGCGGAGTGCTGCTCGTTAGCAATCTAAACGAAGAG ATGGTTACGCCCCACAGTCTGTTTACCCTCTTCG GAGTTTATGGGGACGTGCAGCGTGTGAAGATTCTTTTTAATAAGAAAGACAGCGCACTGATACAGATGGCTGATATGAACCAGGCTCAGCTTG CCATGAGCCATCTAAACGGTCAGAAGATGTATTCAAAGATCATTCGCGTTACGATGTCGAAGCATCAGACCGTTCAGTTACCGAGAGATGGTTTAGATGACCAGGGTCTCACCAAAGACTTCACAAACTCACCACTGCATCGTTTCAAAAAGCCTGGCTCCAAGAACTTCCAGAACATCTTCCCTCCTTCTGCCACGCTGCATCTGTCAAACATCCC GCAAGACATAACTGAAGAAGACCTCAGAGTCCTGTTCTCCAATTCCGGTGGCACTGTGAAAGCTTTCAAGTTTTTCCA AGATCATAAAATGGCCCTAATTCAGATGACAACCATTGAAGAAGCTATTCAATGCCTGATCGACCTCCACAATTACAACATGGGTAATAACCACCACCTGAAGGTCTCCTTCTCCAAATCAACCATCTAA
- the ptbp2a gene encoding polypyrimidine tract-binding protein 2 isoform X4 yields the protein MDGIGDVAVGVKRGSDELLSGGMYNSPSSGLSSISDTTSNGSDSKKLRVEDRVGDAPPSRVLHIRKLPNDVSETEIIALGLPFGKVTNILTLKGKNQAFLELSTEEAAMTMVNYYSAVTPHVRSMPVYIQYSNHKELKTDNSNQSGGTPTSGSNSSVGGGAPSSPVLRIIIDNMFYPVTLDVLQQIFSKFGTVMKIITFTKNNQFQALLQFNDPTNAQQAKGALDGQNIYNSCCTLRIDYSKLVNLNVKYNNDKSRDYTRPELPAGDGQPSLDTSMVSALSKDSSSLLGALSPLSAAAAAAAAAGRVALSGHTGASGVLLVSNLNEEMVTPHSLFTLFGVYGDVQRVKILFNKKDSALIQMADMNQAQLAMSHLNGQKMYSKIIRVTMSKHQTVQLPRDGLDDQGLTKDFTNSPLHRFKKPGSKNFQNIFPPSATLHLSNIPQDITEEDLRVLFSNSGGTVKAFKFFQDHKMALIQMTTIEEAIQCLIDLHNYNMGNNHHLKVSFSKSTI from the exons AGAGGATCAGATGAGCTGCTGTCCGGCGGCATGTATAACAGCCCCAGTTCTGGGCTGAGTAGTATCAGCG ATACGACATCCAACGGCAGTGACAGCAAAAAACTTCGAGTTGAAGACAGAGTCGGCGATGCCCCACCATCCCGCGTTCTCCACATCAGAAAGTTACCCAACGATGTCTCGGAAACAGAGATCATTGCCCTGGGGCTTCCTTTTGGAAAGGTCACCAATATCCTCACACTGAAAGGCAAAAACCAG GCGTTTCTGGAGCTCAGCACAGAGGAAGCTGCCATGACAATGGTCAATTATTACTCAGCTGTGACACCTCACGTCCGTAGCATGCCTGTCTACATACAGTATTCTAATCACAAAGAACTCAAGACTGACAATTCAAACCAG TCAGGTGGTACTCCCACATCAGGGTCCAACTCTAGTGTCGGTGGCGGTGCGCCTTCCAGTCCAGTACTGAGAATAATCATCGATAACATGTTTTACCCCGTCACCCTGGATGTGCTGCAGCAG ATCTTCTCAAAGTTTGGCACCGTCATGAAAATCATCACATTCACCAAGAACAATCAGTTTCAGGCCCTGTTGCAGTTCAACGATCCAACCAATGCACAGCAAGCTAAAGGG GCTCTTGATGGTCAGAACATATACAATTCCTGCTGTACCCTTCGGATAGACTACTCAAAACTCGTCAACCTGAATGTGAAATACAATAACGATAAGAGCAGGGACTACACCAGACCGGAGCTTCCTGCTGGAGATGGGCAGCCTTCTCTGGATACCTCTATGGTCTCTGCCCTGAGTAAAGACTCCAGTTCCCTGCTCG GTGCTCTGAGCCCGTTGAGTgcggctgctgctgctgcggcTGCAGCTGGAAGAGTCGCTCTGTCCGGGCACACGGGGGCCAGCGGAGTGCTGCTCGTTAGCAATCTAAACGAAGAG ATGGTTACGCCCCACAGTCTGTTTACCCTCTTCG GAGTTTATGGGGACGTGCAGCGTGTGAAGATTCTTTTTAATAAGAAAGACAGCGCACTGATACAGATGGCTGATATGAACCAGGCTCAGCTTG CCATGAGCCATCTAAACGGTCAGAAGATGTATTCAAAGATCATTCGCGTTACGATGTCGAAGCATCAGACCGTTCAGTTACCGAGAGATGGTTTAGATGACCAGGGTCTCACCAAAGACTTCACAAACTCACCACTGCATCGTTTCAAAAAGCCTGGCTCCAAGAACTTCCAGAACATCTTCCCTCCTTCTGCCACGCTGCATCTGTCAAACATCCC GCAAGACATAACTGAAGAAGACCTCAGAGTCCTGTTCTCCAATTCCGGTGGCACTGTGAAAGCTTTCAAGTTTTTCCA AGATCATAAAATGGCCCTAATTCAGATGACAACCATTGAAGAAGCTATTCAATGCCTGATCGACCTCCACAATTACAACATGGGTAATAACCACCACCTGAAGGTCTCCTTCTCCAAATCAACCATCTAA
- the ptbp2a gene encoding polypyrimidine tract-binding protein 2 isoform X3: MDGIGDVAVGVKRGSDELLSGGMYNSPSSGLSSISDTTSNGSDSKKLRVEDRVGDAPPSRVLHIRKLPNDVSETEIIALGLPFGKVTNILTLKGKNQAFLELSTEEAAMTMVNYYSAVTPHVRSMPVYIQYSNHKELKTDNSNQSGGTPTSGSNSSVGGGAPSSPVLRIIIDNMFYPVTLDVLQQIFSKFGTVMKIITFTKNNQFQALLQFNDPTNAQQAKGALDGQNIYNSCCTLRIDYSKLVNLNVKYNNDKSRDYTRPELPAGDGQPSLDTSMVSALSKDSSSLLGKIPGALSPLSAAAAAAAAAGRVALSGHTGASGVLLVSNLNEEMVTPHSLFTLFGVYGDVQRVKILFNKKDSALIQMADMNQAQLAMSHLNGQKMYSKIIRVTMSKHQTVQLPRDGLDDQGLTKDFTNSPLHRFKKPGSKNFQNIFPPSATLHLSNIPQDITEEDLRVLFSNSGGTVKAFKFFQDHKMALIQMTTIEEAIQCLIDLHNYNMGNNHHLKVSFSKSTI; the protein is encoded by the exons AGAGGATCAGATGAGCTGCTGTCCGGCGGCATGTATAACAGCCCCAGTTCTGGGCTGAGTAGTATCAGCG ATACGACATCCAACGGCAGTGACAGCAAAAAACTTCGAGTTGAAGACAGAGTCGGCGATGCCCCACCATCCCGCGTTCTCCACATCAGAAAGTTACCCAACGATGTCTCGGAAACAGAGATCATTGCCCTGGGGCTTCCTTTTGGAAAGGTCACCAATATCCTCACACTGAAAGGCAAAAACCAG GCGTTTCTGGAGCTCAGCACAGAGGAAGCTGCCATGACAATGGTCAATTATTACTCAGCTGTGACACCTCACGTCCGTAGCATGCCTGTCTACATACAGTATTCTAATCACAAAGAACTCAAGACTGACAATTCAAACCAG TCAGGTGGTACTCCCACATCAGGGTCCAACTCTAGTGTCGGTGGCGGTGCGCCTTCCAGTCCAGTACTGAGAATAATCATCGATAACATGTTTTACCCCGTCACCCTGGATGTGCTGCAGCAG ATCTTCTCAAAGTTTGGCACCGTCATGAAAATCATCACATTCACCAAGAACAATCAGTTTCAGGCCCTGTTGCAGTTCAACGATCCAACCAATGCACAGCAAGCTAAAGGG GCTCTTGATGGTCAGAACATATACAATTCCTGCTGTACCCTTCGGATAGACTACTCAAAACTCGTCAACCTGAATGTGAAATACAATAACGATAAGAGCAGGGACTACACCAGACCGGAGCTTCCTGCTGGAGATGGGCAGCCTTCTCTGGATACCTCTATGGTCTCTGCCCTGAGTAAAGACTCCAGTTCCCTGCTCGGTAAGATCCCAG GTGCTCTGAGCCCGTTGAGTgcggctgctgctgctgcggcTGCAGCTGGAAGAGTCGCTCTGTCCGGGCACACGGGGGCCAGCGGAGTGCTGCTCGTTAGCAATCTAAACGAAGAG ATGGTTACGCCCCACAGTCTGTTTACCCTCTTCG GAGTTTATGGGGACGTGCAGCGTGTGAAGATTCTTTTTAATAAGAAAGACAGCGCACTGATACAGATGGCTGATATGAACCAGGCTCAGCTTG CCATGAGCCATCTAAACGGTCAGAAGATGTATTCAAAGATCATTCGCGTTACGATGTCGAAGCATCAGACCGTTCAGTTACCGAGAGATGGTTTAGATGACCAGGGTCTCACCAAAGACTTCACAAACTCACCACTGCATCGTTTCAAAAAGCCTGGCTCCAAGAACTTCCAGAACATCTTCCCTCCTTCTGCCACGCTGCATCTGTCAAACATCCC GCAAGACATAACTGAAGAAGACCTCAGAGTCCTGTTCTCCAATTCCGGTGGCACTGTGAAAGCTTTCAAGTTTTTCCA AGATCATAAAATGGCCCTAATTCAGATGACAACCATTGAAGAAGCTATTCAATGCCTGATCGACCTCCACAATTACAACATGGGTAATAACCACCACCTGAAGGTCTCCTTCTCCAAATCAACCATCTAA